Proteins from a single region of Hordeum vulgare subsp. vulgare chromosome 6H, MorexV3_pseudomolecules_assembly, whole genome shotgun sequence:
- the LOC123402965 gene encoding OVARIAN TUMOR DOMAIN-containing deubiquitinating enzyme 11 isoform X1: MSEQQDQVSKSSCSSISTSTQGSEDDGTVGALLTEAKTNGRSLGKRLSHLDSLPHTPRVNGKIPDFSNATIDHESLLERLGTYGLAEYQIEGDGNCQFRALADQIFRNPDYHRHVRKAVVKQLKEFRKHYEGYVPLDYKVYLKKMKRSGEWGDHVTLQAAADRFGAKICLLTSFRDTCLIEIVPRDAAPTRELWLSFWCEVHYNSLYANEDLPTRKTKKKHWLF, from the exons ATGTCTGAACAACAGGACCAAGTTAGTAAAAGCTCCTGCTCAAGTATTAGCACCAGTACTCAGGGGAGTGAGGATGACGGGACCGTCGGTGCACTTTTAACTGAAGCAAAGACCAACGGGCGCAGCCTTGGAAAGCGACTGTCCCACTTAGATTCACTCCCG CACACTCCTCGAGTTAATGGGAAAATTCCCGATTTTAGTAATGCAACCATAGACCATGAATCATTATTGGAAAG GTTGGGCACTTATGGCTTAGCTGAATATCAGATAGAAGGGGATGGGAATTGCCAG TTTCGAGCTCTGGCAGACCAGATATTCCGCAATCCTGATTACCACAGACATGTGAGGAAAGCAGTAGTGAAGCAG CTAAAGGAATTCAGGAAACACTACGAAGGCTATGTACCATTGGActacaaggtttacttgaagaaaatgaaaag ATCTGGGGAATGGGGAGATCATGTGACTTTACAAGCGGCTGCAGACCGG TTTGGTGCCAAAATTTGCCTGCTGACGTCGTTTAGAGACACATGCCTGATCGAGATAGTCCCCAGGGACGCCGCTCCTACAAGAG AGCTTTGGCTAAGTTTCTGGTGCGAAGTACACTACAATTCTTTGTATGCCAATGAAG ATCTTCCCACGCGCAAGACCAAAAAGAAGCACTGGCTGTTCTAG
- the LOC123402965 gene encoding OVARIAN TUMOR DOMAIN-containing deubiquitinating enzyme 11 isoform X2 — MSEQQDQVSKSSCSSISTSTQGSEDDGTVGALLTEAKTNGRSLGKRLSHLDSLPHTPRVNGKIPDFSNATIDHESLLERLGTYGLAEYQIEGDGNCQFRALADQIFRNPDYHRHVRKAVVKQLKEFRKHYEGYVPLDYKVYLKKMKRSGEWGDHVTLQAAADRKSKLPVPNCFSIKRHHVSVIIV; from the exons ATGTCTGAACAACAGGACCAAGTTAGTAAAAGCTCCTGCTCAAGTATTAGCACCAGTACTCAGGGGAGTGAGGATGACGGGACCGTCGGTGCACTTTTAACTGAAGCAAAGACCAACGGGCGCAGCCTTGGAAAGCGACTGTCCCACTTAGATTCACTCCCG CACACTCCTCGAGTTAATGGGAAAATTCCCGATTTTAGTAATGCAACCATAGACCATGAATCATTATTGGAAAG GTTGGGCACTTATGGCTTAGCTGAATATCAGATAGAAGGGGATGGGAATTGCCAG TTTCGAGCTCTGGCAGACCAGATATTCCGCAATCCTGATTACCACAGACATGTGAGGAAAGCAGTAGTGAAGCAG CTAAAGGAATTCAGGAAACACTACGAAGGCTATGTACCATTGGActacaaggtttacttgaagaaaatgaaaag ATCTGGGGAATGGGGAGATCATGTGACTTTACAAGCGGCTGCAGACCGG AAGTCCAAGCTACCAGTACCCAATTGTTTCAGTATTAAGAGGcatcatgtatcagttataatTGTCTGA